From the bacterium genome, one window contains:
- a CDS encoding prepilin-type N-terminal cleavage/methylation domain-containing protein, with protein sequence MKRFLFEKRSGFTLIELMIVVVIIGVLSALAIPRFSEAARKAKYTQARLYLKYFFQSLSIFYTEKGCYPTEVLPNIPPFGLVPQYADEWPGPDRDPMNSLFDYEQWPATAGNWIGVIYLGPNLIHDGGSGSSTFYASNGKPGQILEFGDDIYIVISTEGRVCP encoded by the coding sequence ATGAAACGATTTTTATTTGAAAAACGAAGCGGTTTTACTCTCATCGAGTTGATGATAGTTGTTGTTATCATTGGCGTTTTATCCGCTTTAGCAATTCCGAGATTCAGCGAAGCCGCACGGAAGGCCAAATACACTCAGGCGCGGCTTTATTTAAAATATTTTTTCCAATCGCTTTCGATATTCTATACCGAAAAAGGTTGTTATCCCACTGAAGTATTGCCGAATATTCCGCCTTTTGGCTTAGTCCCTCAATATGCTGATGAATGGCCGGGTCCAGACCGTGATCCGATGAATTCTCTTTTCGATTACGAACAATGGCCAGCTACTGCGGGTAATTGGATCGGAGTTATTTACCTCGGTCCTAACCTCATACATGACGGCGGTTCAGGTAGTTCCACTTTTTATGCCTCTAATGGAAAACCTGGACAAATTCTCGAATTCGGCGATGATATTTATATTGTTATATCCACAGAAGGCAGAGTTTGTCCATAA
- a CDS encoding acetyl-CoA carboxylase carboxyltransferase subunit beta — protein sequence MNNKKENKVPWFKKRLNGPINQPAREVPDGLWVKCESCGEIIYKKELARNLWVCNMCGHHFRIDGTEYINILIDDGTFEEYDAEITSTDPITFLDSKRYTDRLKDTINKTGINSAIITGIGKIESIPVSCGFMQFKFIGGSMGSALGEKFTRAVERALERKVPMITVSASGGARMQESILSLMQMAKTGTALTKLHEAGLPYISILTNPTTAGVMASYASLGDVIISEPKALLGFAGPRVIQQTIGSELPQGFQSAEFVMEHGFVDKITPRSKLKKTVSGLLNYMFQNSD from the coding sequence ATGAATAATAAAAAAGAAAACAAGGTGCCCTGGTTTAAGAAAAGGCTAAATGGCCCAATCAATCAACCGGCGCGAGAGGTCCCCGACGGACTATGGGTGAAGTGCGAGTCGTGCGGAGAGATCATTTATAAAAAGGAACTTGCTAGAAATCTTTGGGTGTGCAATATGTGCGGGCATCATTTTAGAATCGATGGTACCGAATATATTAACATACTTATCGATGATGGAACATTTGAGGAATATGATGCAGAGATAACATCAACTGATCCAATAACATTCTTAGATTCAAAGAGATATACAGACCGTTTAAAAGATACTATTAATAAAACAGGCATAAATTCCGCCATAATAACAGGTATTGGTAAAATAGAATCAATTCCTGTAAGCTGCGGTTTTATGCAATTCAAGTTTATCGGTGGTTCTATGGGAAGTGCTTTAGGTGAAAAATTTACCAGAGCAGTAGAACGAGCCTTGGAACGCAAAGTGCCCATGATCACTGTGTCAGCTAGCGGTGGCGCTAGGATGCAAGAGTCGATTTTAAGTCTGATGCAAATGGCTAAAACTGGGACTGCGCTTACGAAACTCCATGAAGCCGGATTGCCATATATATCAATTTTGACTAATCCCACTACTGCTGGAGTTATGGCAAGCTACGCAAGCCTCGGCGACGTGATAATTTCAGAACCTAAAGCTCTGCTCGGATTTGCAGGGCCTCGAGTGATCCAGCAGACAATAGGGTCAGAATTGCCACAAGGGTTCCAATCTGCCGAATTTGTTATGGAGCATGGTTTCGTCGATAAAATCACTCCAAGGAGCAAATTAAAGAAAACTGTAAGTGGTTTATTGAATTATATGTTTCAGAATTCAGATTAG
- the tsaB gene encoding tRNA (adenosine(37)-N6)-threonylcarbamoyltransferase complex dimerization subunit type 1 TsaB has translation MLVLGLDTATSISSIALYDSELGRSLGEISLESIARHSEKLIPNIDFLLSQKQLSYDSIDLIAISIGPGSFTGLRVALSTVKGIAYASHKPVVAVDSLMARAYAGVGIMDKVASCLDAKRGEVFGGIFAVGSNNLSIIKESAIFSIDNFINSCIESKTKFLVTDLADQAVVKPFIDSGLKPINDIYNSIFLCKLGLIIYNSSGADDINLLLPKYLRDFMPGLPR, from the coding sequence ATGCTTGTGCTGGGATTAGATACGGCTACTTCAATAAGCTCGATTGCATTGTATGATTCTGAGCTTGGGCGTTCTCTTGGCGAGATTTCCCTCGAAAGCATAGCACGACATTCCGAAAAACTGATACCTAACATAGATTTTCTCCTTTCTCAGAAACAACTCAGCTATGATTCAATCGATCTTATCGCTATCTCAATCGGACCCGGATCATTCACTGGTCTTAGAGTCGCGCTTTCTACTGTTAAGGGGATAGCTTATGCAAGCCATAAACCTGTTGTAGCAGTTGATAGCCTCATGGCGCGAGCATATGCTGGCGTTGGTATTATGGATAAGGTTGCATCTTGTCTCGATGCTAAAAGGGGCGAGGTTTTCGGCGGTATTTTCGCTGTGGGATCGAACAATTTAAGTATAATCAAAGAATCGGCGATATTTTCGATAGATAACTTTATAAATTCTTGTATAGAGAGCAAAACAAAGTTTTTAGTCACTGATTTGGCAGATCAGGCGGTAGTTAAACCATTTATAGATTCCGGTTTAAAACCAATAAATGATATTTATAATAGTATATTTTTATGTAAGTTAGGTCTTATTATATATAATTCTAGTGGAGCTGATGACATAAACTTATTATTGCCTAAATACTTAAGAGATTTCATGCCCGGTTTACCAAGATGA
- a CDS encoding purine-nucleoside phosphorylase translates to MIENSFDEILDFLHSKRIAEDCSFSVITGSGLAGAVNKFAEIIQRFKYTELPSFPVPTVIGHTGELLVVKLMNSNILALVFSGRTHLYEGVNINNILFQVRLANLLNINKIFITCAVGSLTENSKPGELGLLSNHIDFQLLAVNRLSQVSHRSIYDKNLCAKIYEIALNERIPIRKGTLCSILGPTYETWAEAGMARFMGADWMSMSTAKEAAEASRLGMSVVGISGVTNFVNDNGISHDSVINSAKESSENLWRLIYAYGRSLANE, encoded by the coding sequence ATGATAGAAAATAGCTTTGACGAAATTTTGGATTTTTTACACTCAAAGCGTATTGCGGAAGATTGTAGCTTTTCTGTGATAACAGGCTCAGGTCTCGCCGGAGCTGTTAATAAATTCGCTGAAATTATTCAGCGATTTAAATATACGGAATTGCCTTCTTTCCCAGTGCCAACAGTTATAGGACATACTGGCGAATTACTTGTAGTTAAATTAATGAATAGCAATATTTTAGCTCTTGTCTTTTCAGGGAGAACTCATCTATATGAAGGCGTGAACATAAATAATATCCTGTTTCAAGTTAGGTTAGCTAACTTGTTGAATATTAATAAGATATTTATTACATGCGCCGTAGGTTCTCTAACTGAAAATTCAAAACCCGGGGAACTTGGCCTACTCTCAAATCATATTGATTTCCAGTTATTGGCGGTAAATAGGTTGTCTCAAGTATCGCATAGAAGTATATATGATAAGAATTTGTGTGCAAAGATATATGAAATAGCATTAAATGAGCGAATACCCATTAGAAAAGGGACACTGTGCAGTATTTTGGGTCCAACATATGAAACATGGGCCGAAGCTGGCATGGCACGCTTTATGGGTGCTGATTGGATGTCGATGTCCACAGCGAAGGAGGCAGCCGAAGCCTCAAGGCTGGGGATGAGTGTTGTAGGGATTTCGGGGGTAACGAATTTCGTTAACGATAACGGTATTTCTCATGATAGTGTTATAAATTCAGCAAAAGAATCCTCCGAAAATCTATGGAGATTAATTTATGCTTATGGGAGAAGTTTAGCAAATGAATAA